A genomic stretch from Canis lupus baileyi chromosome 3, mCanLup2.hap1, whole genome shotgun sequence includes:
- the FAAP20 gene encoding Fanconi anemia core complex-associated protein 20 isoform X1, whose translation MEAARRPRPSLRRRRPSPGGGGRGGPVPGVGECARPWADLLRAGIADLSPDGELPPLPAFPGPDPGRRPKRTASPEEFTVGARTFSWTPFPPAPRGGGGLGPPHRVPLRARSPQRCASPEPRGTPGAPEQLWEASPSLRSCPMCQVDFAPRQQPVICRHTELDPRRPAATPWPCLCSCL comes from the exons ATGGAGGCGGCGCGGAGGCCGCGGCCGAGCTTGCGCCGGCGGAGGCCGTCCCCTGGGGGCGG CGGCCGCGGGGGGCCCGTCCCGGGGGTCGGCGAGTGCGCGCGGCCGTGGGCGGACCTGCTGCGCGCGGGGATAGCTGATCTGAGCCCCGACGGAGAGCTGCCGCCGCTGCCCGCCTTCCCCGGCCCG GATCCCGGCCGCCGTCCCAAGCGCACCGCGTCCCCCGAGGAGTTCACCGTGGGAGCCCGGACCTTTTCCTGGACGCCCTTCCCGCCGGCCCCGAGAGGAGGCGGGGGCTTGGGCCCTCCCCACCGAGTGCCCCTTCGGGCCCGGTCCCCGCAGCGATGCGCCTCGCCTGAGCCCCGAGGGACGCCCGGTGCCCCGGAGCAGCTGTGGGAGGCCTCGCCCAGCCTGCGGAGCTGCCCCATGTGCCAGGTCGACTTCGCCCCCAG GCAACAACCTGTAATCTGTCGACACACAGAACTGGACCCCAGGCGACCAGCTGCGaccccctggccctgcctctgctcctgtctCTAG
- the FAAP20 gene encoding Fanconi anemia core complex-associated protein 20 isoform X2 — MEAARRPRPSLRRRRPSPGGGGRGGPVPGVGECARPWADLLRAGIADLSPDGELPPLPAFPGPDPGRRPKRTASPEEFTVGARTFSWTPFPPAPRGGGGLGPPHRVPLRARSPQRCASPEPRGTPGAPEQLWEASPSLRSCPMCQVDFAPRLAQLDIDSHLAQCLAESTEDVVW; from the exons ATGGAGGCGGCGCGGAGGCCGCGGCCGAGCTTGCGCCGGCGGAGGCCGTCCCCTGGGGGCGG CGGCCGCGGGGGGCCCGTCCCGGGGGTCGGCGAGTGCGCGCGGCCGTGGGCGGACCTGCTGCGCGCGGGGATAGCTGATCTGAGCCCCGACGGAGAGCTGCCGCCGCTGCCCGCCTTCCCCGGCCCG GATCCCGGCCGCCGTCCCAAGCGCACCGCGTCCCCCGAGGAGTTCACCGTGGGAGCCCGGACCTTTTCCTGGACGCCCTTCCCGCCGGCCCCGAGAGGAGGCGGGGGCTTGGGCCCTCCCCACCGAGTGCCCCTTCGGGCCCGGTCCCCGCAGCGATGCGCCTCGCCTGAGCCCCGAGGGACGCCCGGTGCCCCGGAGCAGCTGTGGGAGGCCTCGCCCAGCCTGCGGAGCTGCCCCATGTGCCAGGTCGACTTCGCCCCCAG GCTGGCCCAGCTAGACATCGACAGCCACCTTGCCCAGTGCTTGGCAGAAAGTACGGAAGACGTGGTGTGGTGA